One Spinacia oleracea cultivar Varoflay chromosome 4, BTI_SOV_V1, whole genome shotgun sequence DNA segment encodes these proteins:
- the LOC110775823 gene encoding probable U3 small nucleolar RNA-associated protein 11, which translates to MSSIRNAISKRAYKERSQPDSRKKFGILEKKKDYDIRAKEYHKKEDTLRRLKEKAANRNPDEFYFGMIRSNTTNGVHRPESEANKYSPEELLLMKTQDRGYVLQKILSEKKKVEKRRAVLHSLDNRPSIKHVYFAEDSEEAKEIQSRSSRDAELRTSGSVPSAIMRKMKASYKELEARKKRVEDLERVYAEMALQKELQKKGRKRKLREDEIVSPTGRPVYKWRAERKR; encoded by the exons ATGTCTTCTATAAGAAATGCAATCTCGAAGAGAGCATATAAGGAGCGATCGCAACC GGATTCAAGGAAAAAGTTTGGGATCCTTGAAAAGAAAAAGGACTATGACATCCGTGCAAAAGAATACCACAAAAAGGAGGATACATTACGG AGACTCAAAGAAAAGGCAGCGAATAGGAACcctgatgaattttattttggcatgatCAGATCTAACACAACTAATGGAGTTCATAGACCGGA GAGCGAGGCAAACAAGTATTCACCAGAAGAACTTTTGTTGATGAAGACACAAGACAGAGGATATGTGCTTCAGAAAATTCTAAGTGAAAAGAAG AAAGTGGAAAAGCGTAGAGCTGTGCTTCATTCTTTAGATAATCGACCCTCGATCAAACACGTTTATTTTGCAGAAGACAG TGAAGAGGCAAAAGAGATACAATCAAGATCCTCAAGGGATGCAGAGCTTCGTACATCAGGGTCTGTACCTTCTGCTATCATGAG GAAGATGAAAGCTTCCTACAAAGAGTTGGAGGCAAGAAAGAAAAGAGTTGAAGATTTGGAGAGAGTCTATGCAGAGATGGCCTTGCAGAAAGAGCTACAG AAGAAGGGTAGGAAACGCAAGCTACGGGAAGATGAGATTGTTTCTCCCACCGGTAGGCCAGTTTACAAGTGGCGGGCAGAACGTAAACGataa